The genomic segment TTGCTCTGCGCACCTGAGCGCACCACCGGTGGTGCATGCAGGTGTGCAGAGCAAAGGCTCAGGGTATTGACCCGGGGCGAGTTAGTTATAACCTTAGCGGAAATAAATCGTACGGATCGGGACACGTCCCCGCGCGACCATCGCCGGCCGGGTGCGGACCGTCCCGTTCTGGCTGGAAGGAGCCCACCGTGCCCCTCTCCCGAACGACCCGACGACGCGCGCTGGCCGCGCCGGTGGCGGTCGCCGCCGCCGCGCTGATCGTCGCCGCCGGCGCCGGCACGCCCGCGGCGGCCGGCACGCCGGCGGCGGCCGACACCTCCGCGCAGTACACCGTCACGATCGGTTCGACCGGCACCTACCGGTACCCGACGGACACCCCGGCCAGCGCGTTCATCGACAGCGACGGAACCTTCCACTTCCAGCAGTCGGCCGCGCTGTACGGCGCCAACGACCCGCGCTACTGGGAGTTCTACACCGGCACCGACTTCGACCACGCCAGCCGGGACGCCAGCCTGTCCGACGCGGTGAACCCGAACAACCCGGCCGACGCGAACAACGACACCACCTGGCGGTGCAACAACAGCCCGACCGGCAAGGAGTCGACGTACGCGCCGGCCGGCTCCGGCTACGCGCAGAAGAACTACTGCGACCTGGTCGGCACCTGGGTCGACCCGGACACCGGCGACTGGTACGGCATCGTGCACAACGAGTTCACCCCGGAACCGTTCGGCGCGTACTCGTTCTCGCACTACGACGCGCTGGACTACGCGGTCTCGCACGACCACGGCAAGACGTGGAGCATCGAGGGGCACGCGGTCACCTCGCCGTACAGCACGAAGCGCGGCGACACGAACGCCTTCCCGAACCAGTCGTTCTATTACGGTGACGGCGATCCGCGGCTGTTCACCGACCCCGCGTCCGGCTACTTCTACCTGTACTACGGCTCCCGGGTGGTGCCGAAGAAGGGCGCCGGCGGCGCGGACGTCGACCTGCAACACGTCGCGCGGGCACCGATCTCCGGCAAGATGGCCACCGGCACCTGGCAGAAGTGGTACGACGGGCACTGGTCGCAGCCGGGCGTCGGCGGCAAGGAAAGCAACATGGTGCCGGTCGACGCGGGCAACACCAACGGCTACACCCCGCCGGGCAAGGACTACGACCCGGCCAACACCGGGAACCCGACCCAGCAGGTCGCCGCCGGCACCCTGCCGCCGAAGTCGAAGCTGTTCGTGATGAACATCGTCTACGACGCCTACCTCGGCCTCTACATCGGCGAGCCGGAGCGCACCAGCGGCCCGGAGCCGCAACGGTTCTACGCCACCGACGATCTGAGCACCCAGAAGTGGCGGCTGATCGGCGACTCCGGCGACTACACCTCGCAGTCCTGGTACCGCTGGATCGTGGACAGCGCGACGCTCACCGGCACCACCGTGGTCGGCAAGGACTTCCGGTCGTACTGCTCGATCGCCTGCAACCACTCCGACGGCGAGTACGCGAACGTCACCATCGACAGCACCGCGCCGGAGAAGGCACCGGTACGGGCCGGCGAAACCTACCGGATCGCCAGCGGCACCGGCCGGGTGCTGGCCACCGCCGGGCACGGCAGCGGCACCACCACCCTCCCGGCATACGCGCGCAGCCCGCGCACCGGCTGGCGGTTCGTCGCCGACGGCGACGGCTCGTACCAGGTGGTCGACTCCGCCGGCCGGGCGCTCGGGGTGGACGCGACGAGCAAGGCCGGCCGGGCCTGGGGCGCCAAGCCGACCGTCACCGCGGTCGGCGCCGGCGGCCCGACCACCGGCCAGCAGTGGTGGATCGTGCCGAACCGCGCGCAGCCCGGCACGTACCGGCTGATCAACCGGTACAGCGGGCTGGTGCTCGGGATGTCCGGCCGGCAGGCCGCCACCAACCCGCTGCGCACCTGGACCGACCGGACCGGCAGCCCGGTCGGCGGGCACCACACCGCCGCCGAGCAGACCGTCGCGTTCCGCCCCACCCGCTAGGACGGTCGTACCGTCCACTGGGGACGGCCGGCAGGCGCCCTTGACCCGCGGAAGTCGGGGGTCAGGGCGCCTGCTCAGCGAAACAGCGCCAGTTCGTGACCCCAGGCATCGATCGTCGGGCCGAATCCGGCCCGCCGGGCAGCCGGCTCGATGCACCCGAACAGGGCCCGCTGGGCTGCCGGATCACCGCCGTCGACAAGCTGCCCGACCAGGTCGATCAGCGTCGCCCCGTCGATCCACCCGTCGGTGAGTGGCCGGCGCGCCAACTCCCAGCGCAGGTACTTGTTGTACGGGCGGACTCGGTGGTGCAGCGCGAACACCACCGGCAGCGCCCAGGCGACGCTCTCCACGGCGTCCAGCTTCGCCTCGAACGTCCGGCCGTCCCGGTGACTCTTCAGCGAGCGGTACGCGAAGTTGACGTAGCCGTCCAGATACGTCTCCAGGGCCCGGTGCACCTCGGCGTCGGACAGCGTCGCCTGGGCGTGCAGCGCGGTGGCGAGCGCGCCGTCGGTGCGGTCCAGCAGGATCCGCACCTGGGTGCACGCGTACCGGTCCCACCAGTCGCCGGGGTCCGCGGGGACATCCCGGAGGTCGTCCAGCGTTCTGGCCACCACGTCGATCGCCGGCGAGTGCACCGTCGCCCAGTCGCCTGACGGCTCGCTGAGCACGACGCAGACGTCCACATCGGAGTACCGCGTCACCATGCCGTCCCGGGCGGCCGAACCGAACACGTACAGCCCCACGACGGTGTCGTCGAGCCGGGCCCGGCGGACCAGCCGATCGAGTTCCGGCGTCGTGCCGAGTGGGTCCGGGATGTCCGCCATGCCGGCGATCCTCCCTCCCGGGGGCCGCTCCCGCCAGGCGTTTGTCCCGCGACCCGGTGCGCTGGCACTATCCGCGCACGATCGACCCCGTTCCCGGCGCCGGTACCAACCGGCTCCGGCCGTGGACAGTTGGTACCGCCACGGATGTCTCATCGATTGGGCCAGACCGGGTCGGGGAGCTTGCGGAGCTGGTCGAGCGGGACGTCCTGGTCGCAGTGCCACTGGGTCAGATCGGCGTGGATCAGGTAGCCGCCGAGGTGCACCCAGCCCGGGATCCGGCTGTCCGACACGGCGAGCACCCGGTAGGGCCGGTCCGACACGTACGCCGGCAGCGCGACCAGGTCACCGACCCGCGGCCGGTACCCGGTCACGACCGGTCGCCGCACTCGACGCGCCGCACCGTGGCCGGGTCCACCCACCACACCCGCCCGCCGGTGCTGACGATCTGCACCAGGTACGGGTCCCGCAGGTACGCCTCCGCGACGGTGACGACGGGCGCGCGGCCGATCCGAACCCGGTCGCCGGGGATCACGACCATGGCACGCCCGCCCCGACCGGCGCGAACGGGTCCGCGCGCATCGCGACCGGCGCGGGCCGGACCGTGCGCATCGCGACCGGCGCGGACCGGACCGTGCGCGTCACGACCGGCGCGGGCACGACCGCGCGTGCCCCGAGCGGCGCGGGCACGACCGCGCCCGGTCCGGTCGGTGCGAGCATGACCGCGCGTGCGCCGGTCGGCGCAGGCACGACCGTGTGCGGTCCGGTCGGGACGGGCATGACCGCGCGGTGGGCGTTCTCGCGTTGCGCGGCGAGCCGGACGGCCAGCGCACGCGCCTCCGCGTACGGGTCGGCGGGCCGGCGGCGCCGGTCGGCGGGGCGGCGGCGCCGGTCGGCGCGGCGTTCGAGCAGGTACACGGCGAGCGCGGCGGCGCCGGCCGCACCGAGGACGAGCGCCGTGCCGAGGATCGCGGAGTGCAGGATCGGGCCGCTCACCGCCACCACCCCGCCGGGTCGATCGGGCGGGCGGCGACCTCGTCCCGCCAGGCGTCGACGCGGGCGCGCAGCCACCGGCACGCGCGCGCGATAGTGTTCAACAGCTCCATCGGTTCGTCTCCAAGCGGTCGATGGGGCGGGGGCGCGGTGCGGCCGGCAAGCAGGCACCGCGCCCCCACTCTTTTTCTCTGCGACCCACCGGGTACGGCGGCAGGCCGTCGTACGGCTGAGCGATGCGCACCGGAATCGAAGGCTCACCGCTCGTCGCCGACAACCAGCAGTATTGCCCCACAAGCGGCGTTCATGCAACGAGTCATGGCAACTCATGTGGGACCATCTGTTGAATGCCGAAATGGATTGTGTTGCGTCGTGACACATCATCGTGTGTCATAGCGGTGCAGACCGGTGTGTCACGGCGGCACAGGGAGAGGAGGTCGAGGCAGTGATCGACAGCGATACGGGTTCGACGGTTCCGCGCTGGCGACTGGGCCGTGAGCTGGCAAAACTCCGCGAACAGAGCGGGCTCAAGACCGCGCAGATCGAGTCGCGCACCGGTTTCAGCCGGTCGAAGATCTACCGGATGGAAACGGGGAAGTCGCCGAGCCGCCGGGCCGACGTCGAAATTCTCTGCCAGATTTACCAGGCACCGGCGCGTCTCGCGAAGGCGCTGACCGCCTTGGCAAGCGAGACGACCAAGACCGGCTGGTGGCACTCCTACGGGGACGTCATCCCTGAGTGGTTCGAGCTGTTCGCGGGCATGGAGGCCTACGCGGAGAGCATGGACATCTACGAACCCGAACTCGTCACCGGCCTGCTGCAGACCCACGATTACGCCTATGACGTCATGAGCACTGCTGACGCGAACGGCGACGACGAGGAGATCGAACGGCACGTCGACCTGCGCCTCGCCAGGCAGGCACGGCTGACCGGGGAAGAAGCCCCTCGACTCCACGTCATTCTGAACGAGGCTGTCATCCGCCGGCCGGTCGGCGGACCGACGAGCATGGCCGAGCAGCTCCGGCACATCATCAACGTCAGCCACCGAGACAACGTGACTGTGCGAGTGCTCCCGTTCTCGGTCGGCGTGCACGCTGCGATGCTGGCCGGCTTCACGTACCTCCGGTTTCCGGACCGCCTCGTCCCGGACGTCGTCTATCACGACACCCGCACCGGCGCGCTGTACCTCGACAAGGCGGCCCAACGTAAGTCGTACCGGCAGATGTGGCGGGACATCGACACCCGGGCGCTGGACCCCGCCGCAAGTCGGGACATGATGGCCACGGCAGCGAAGGAGTACGAGACATGAGAGATCTGAGCGGCGCCACGTGGCGCAAGAGCAGCCGATCCGGGAACAACGGTGGTCAGTGCGTGGAGGTGGCGGACAACCTGCCTGGCGTCGTTGCCATCCGGGACAGCAAGGACCCGGACGGGCCGGTGCTGCTGGTCCAGCCGACCGCGTTCCGCGCCTTCACCGACACCGTCAAATCGCCCTGACACCACCGGCCGCACGCGCGCCTCGGGACCGCCGCACGGTCGGGAGGCGCGCGTCCGTTCAGCTGTCGGCGCTCACCTGGAGGCCGGCCTCGCGGGCCAGCTGGGCGCCGGCGACGGCGGCCTGCTCGGGGCTGATCCGGGCGCCGCGCAACGAGTGCAGCCCGCGGGCGCCCGCGATCCGGGATCCGGTCAGGTCGCAGCCGGCGGCGGCGGTCGCGGCGAACTCGACGCCGTCCAGCTCGCAGTCCACGAACAGCACGTTGCGCAGGTCACCGCCGAGCTGCGCGGAGCCGAACGCGCAACCCTCGAACACCACGAACCCCTTCGTACGGTCGATCCGTACGACGGCGTAGTCCAGCCGGGTGTCCGCCACGTACAGGTCGGCGGCCAGCGCCAGGGACAGCCGCCAGCCCGTCGCCCGGCAGGAGACGACCTCGACGCGGCGCGCGGTCACCGGCGCCCACTCGGCGTTGGACAGGTCCGCGCCGCGCAGCGCCACGTCGGTCAGCTCCAGCGGGCCCCACCGGGACTCGGACACGTCCACCGCCCGCAGCAGCGACCCGGAGATCTCGCCGTCCGCGGTACTCCCGGCCGCGTCGGCCCGCTCGATGCCGGCGGCGGTCAGCGCCAGCTCCCCGTCCAGCGGATCGGTCGCCTCGGCCAGCTCGTCGGCGTCGATCGACGGCTGCCGGATCACCCGCTTGGCACCGAAGTCCCGGAATTCCATCCGCTCACGGTAACCGCCACGGCGCCACCGCCCGGGTCGCTGTGCACTGGCCGGCCGGTCGCACCCGCTGCCGTTCGTGGTTCCGACGAGGACGGTCGGCCGCGATGTCGAGCCAACGCCGACGGGCACCGGCACTCACCGCGACGCCGAGCCAACGGCAACGAGCACCGGCACTCACCGCGACGCCGAGCCGACGCCAACACCACCGGAACGGGCGCCGGACATCCCCGCCATTACCACCGTAACTCCTGGTGGGGGGCTTGCGGCAAGGGCGGGTTCGTGGTGCACACTCGGCGTCCACCCCCGACACCCGCTCCGGCGCGTTCCGTGCGGAACGCACCGGAGATCGATGCTGCCCGAACGGAGTTTCATGATCGACGTGATCGTCGCCGGCGGCGGACCGACCGGACTGATGCTCGCCAGCGAGCTGCGGCTGCACGGCGTGCACGTCGTCGTACTGGAACGCGACGACGAGCCGACCACGGTGGTGCGTGCCCTCGGGCTGCACGCCCGCAGCATCGAGATACTCGACCAGCGCGGCCTGCTGGAACGGTTTCTCGCGCTGGGAAAGAAGTCGCCGCTGGGTGGGTACTTCGCCGGCCTCGGCGGCCCCACTCCGCCGCGGCTGGACACCGCCCACGGGTACGTCCTCGGCATCCCGCAGCCGACCGTCGACCGGCTGCTGGCCGAACGCGCCGTCGAGCTCGACGCCGAGATCCGTCGCGGCTGTGCGGTCGTCGGGCTTCGGCAGGACGACGACGGCGTCGAGGTCGAGACCGCCGGCGGCGACCGGTTGCGCGCGCGGTACCTGGTCGGCTGCGACGGCGGGCGCAGCACGGTACGCCGGCTGCTCGGGGTCGGCTTCCCCGGCGAGCCCAGCGCGCACGACACGCTGCTGGGTGAGATGCAGGTGACCGCCCCGGCGGAGACCGTGGCAGGCGTGGTGGCCGAGATCCGGCAGGCGCAGAAGGGGTTCGGCCTCGGCCCGATGGGCGACGGGCACTACCGGGTCGTCGTACCCGCCGCCGAGGTGGTCGAGGACCGGTCGGTGCCGCCGACCCTCGACGAGTTCCGCGAACGGTTGCGCGCGGTGGCCGGTACCGACTTCGGGGTGCACTCGCCGCGGTGGCTGTCCCGGTTCGGCGACGCCACCCGGCAGGCCGAGCGGTACCGGACCGGCCGGGTGTTCCTGGCCGGCGACGCCGCGCACGTGCACCCGCCGATCGGCGGCCAAGGGCTGAACCTCGGCATCCAGGACGCGGTCAACCTCGGCTGGAAGCTCGCCGCGGCGGTCGCCGGCTGGGCCCCGGACGGGCTGCTGGACAGCTACCACGCGGAACGGCACCCGGTCGGCGCCGACGTGCTGACCACCACCCGCGCGCAGATGGAACTGATCGCCACCGAACCGGGCCCGCAGGCGGTACGCCGGCTGCTGGCCGAACTGATGGAGTTCGACGACGTGCACCGGTACCTGATCGAGAAGCTCGTCGCGGTCGGCATCCGGTACGACTTCGGCTCGGACGACGCGCTGGTCGGCCGCCGGCTGCGCGACGTCCCGCTGGCAGGCGGGCGCCTCTACGAGCTGCTGCACGACGGCCGCGGGCTGCTGCTCGACCGCACCGGGCGGCTGTCCGTCGAGGGCTGCGCCGATCGCGTCGACCACGTGGTCGACGGCAGCACCGAGCTGGAGGCTCCCGCCGTACTGCTGCGCCCGGACGGCCACGTCGCCTGGGCCGGCGCCGACCAGGCGGGCCTGCTCGACCAGCTGCACCGCTGGTTCGGCGCCGGTTGACCGGCCGACGCGAGCACTGCCGATCATGGAGTCGGGGCCGCAGCCACGGTCGCGCATGGACTTGCATACGGCGAGTCGCCGGCAACACGCCGCCACAACTCCGTGCTCGACGCGCAGGGCGGGGGCGTTGCGCCGGGCGAGTGCGCCGCGCGACCGTCAGGCCGCTGCGGCGACCGCTTCCAGTCGCGGCTCGATCGACTCGGCCATCATGGCGATCTCGTGCTCACCAATCCGGTTCCTGCGCGCCTGCTCGCGCCAGCCGGTCAGAGCCGAGGCGATGCGGCCGATCCTCTCCCGGGCCTGGCCAAGGGTCAGGCTGCAGTCGTCGGCGAGGGACAGCAGGCCGTCGACCTCGTCGGGCGGTGCGTCGGCCCCCATGATCGACGTCGAGCGGGCCCGCCAGGGGTCCGGGTTCGGGTTCACGTCGAACACCGGGCTCAGCATCCAGTAGCCGCGTGTCGCGAGGAACCCGTGGTTGCGCAGATGGTCGTCGGTGTTACCCAGCGCGACGCTGGCGACAACGCGGTCGTAGAGCTCGTGGTGATCCTCCTTCGGCGAGAAGGACAGATCCCGGATCGCCTCGGCGACATCGACGTAATCCCGGTGCTCACCGTCGACGGAGCCCGTCGCGGTCATCGCACTGATGTAGCCGATGCGGTCGCCGGCACTCGTACGGTCGAATCTGCGCAGGATCAGCACGCTGCGCTTTCCCACGCACGTCAGCCGGCGCTGCGGCGTGCGGATCCCCACGGTCTCCAGGAGGTCCAGCGCCGTCGCCTCCCACGCCATGACGTCCCAGCCGTCACTGGAATGCGGGAATTTGGCAATCGCCAAGCTCCCGTCCTCGAGACGCACGGAAGCCTTCGGGCGGGCGCCACCCAACCCTGTCGTCCCGGTATCCAGAAGCTGTTCGACGGCGCTGGACGGGTCGTCGTCGGATGCCAGTTCGTCGGAAGCGTGCAGCAGCTCCGGAAGTGAGACGAGCTGGGGGACACGCGAAGGCCTGCCGAGGAAGTCGTCGTGGCTGGGCAGGCGGAAGCGCAGCGCGCCCTGGCGGGTGTCGTCGCTGACGCCGAGCAGGAAATCCAGGTCGTCCAAGCGACGCGGCGCCCTGCCCTCCTCGCGGGCCAGCGCGCGCTCCGCCTTCTCGACGAGGTTGCGGCCCCATCGGTCCGGCGCACTGTCGCCGAAGGCGCCGACGAGCCCGCTCTGGTGCTGTGCGCCGGACACCAGGGGCAGAGCCGGGTCGATGCTCATGCCGCCAGCCGCAAGGTAGCTGGGGTCGTAGAGGAAGGTCGTGGAAATCTGGCCCCGGGTGCGAGTGAAATGCGCCTGCCCGACCAGCCTGGCGGCCCCGGGCCCGCCGACGAGGACCTCGATGGTGGTCACCGCGCACGCTTCTTCGCGAGGGCGCCGGCACGCAGTCGCCCGATGTCGCTGCCGAGCGGGTCGATCGCATCGACGACCTGGCCCAACACACCGAGGGCGCGCAGGACCTGGGCGACGCTGCGGAAGCTCACGCTCGGGTCGCCGGTCTCGATCTTGCGGAGGGTGTCCCGCGTGATACCGGAACGCTCGGCCACCTGCTGAGCCGTCAGGTTCAGGACCATGCGCCAGCCACGCACGTGCTCGCCGAACTCGGTGATCTGCCGATCGATCCGGTACCCCGCCATCGCACTCACCCTTCTCTGCTCTGACGAGTGTACCAGCCACAGCGAGCTGCTATGACGTCTCCACTCGCCATAGCAATGGGGGATCGGGCAGCTGCCCGGTGGCCCCGCGGACCGGCGGCATCCGCTGGTACCCGCAGGGCGCCGGCAACCGAGCCGCGTCAGGAGGGCCTGCGCACGGTCGTGGTGTCGGGGCCGGCACGGGTGCCGCGCGAGGTCGTCGGCCGCAGCTCCGGAATCGGTCGACCGTCCTGGTCGACCAGGACGGAACGGGCCTCGTCCGGGCCGAACGCGTGCCGCTCGCCCCACTGCCGCAGCGCCACGATGGCGGTGAACAGGTCGCGCCCGGCCGGCGTGAGCAGGTAGACCGGCCGTTTCCCGGACGGGGCCGGCCGGCGGTCGAGCACGCCGCGCGCGGTCAGCCGGCGCAGCCGGTCGGTGAGGATGTTGCGGGCGATGCCGGTGCGCTGCTGGAAGTCGGTGAACGAGCGCGCACCGTCCATCGCGTCCCGGACGACGAGCAGGCTCCACCGGTCCCCCACCAGGTCGAGGGTGCGGGCGACCGGGCAGGTCGGGTCGGTCCATGCCGGGTCCGCGGCGCCGACCTTCGGGTGGGCCATCACACCTCCGGAAAGAGTTGCTGTTTGAAACCATCTTGCCGTACGTTCCCATCGGTTGCAAACTGCTACCGATTGGAGGGCGGATGGGGCTCACCACCGGCCGCCGGCTGCTGTTCGCCACGACCTGCGCCGCTGCCGTCGCGACCGTGTACGCGGCCCAGCCGGTACTCGCCGAGATCGGTGCCGACCTGCGGCTGCCGGACGCCGAACTCGGCTGGATCGTCACCACCGGCCAGCTCGGCTACCTGGCCGGGCTCGCGTTGCTGGTTCCGTTGGGGGACATGGTCGACCGGCGCCGGCTGATCGTGATCCACCTGGTACTGGCCGCCGCCGGCGTGGCGGTCGCGGCGGTCGCCACCCGCACCTGGCTGCTGCTCGCCGGGGTGGGGGTCGCCGGGCTGTTCGCGGTCGTCGTCCAGACGACCGTCGCCTACGCAGCGGCGCTGTCCACCCCGGCCGACCGCGGCCGCACCCTCGGTACGGTGACCGCCGGCGTCGTCGTCGGCATCCTCGGTGCCCGGGTGGTCGCCGGGGCGCTCGCATCGGTGGCCGGCTGGCGCAGCAGCTACCTCGCGCTCGCCGCGCTCCTGCTCACCCTGGCATACCTGGTCCGGCGACTGCTGCCAGCCGACCCGCGGACCGAGCGCGCCACGTACCGGGAAGTGCTCGCCTCGCTCGGCGGGCTGTTCCGGGAGCGGCTGTTCGTCTCGCGCGGGCTCGTCGCGCTCTTCCTCTTCGCCTCGTTCGGCACGCTGTGGAGCGGCCTCGCACTGCCGCTCGCCGCGCCCCCGTGGCGGCTGGGCACGGCCCAGATCGGGCTGTTCGGCATCGCCGGGCTGGCCGGCGCCCTCGGTGCCGCGCGGGCCGGACGTTGGGCCGACCGCGGCCTCACCGGCCCCGTCACCGGCGGCGCGCTCGCCCTGCTCACCGGCGCCTGGCTCGCCCTCGGCCAGGCGTCGTGGTCGCTCTGGCTGGTCGGCGCCGGCGTGCTGGCGCTCGACTTCGCCGTCCAGGTCGTCCACGTCGGCAACCAGCACGCGCTGACCGCGGCGCACCCGGACCGCACCAGCACCGTCGTCGGCGGGTACATGATCTTCTACTCGCTCGGCTCGGCGCTCGGCGCGGCGACCACGACCACCGCGTACGCGAGCGCCGGCTGGCGCGGCTCCAGCATCCTCGGCGCCGCCTTCGCCGGCTGCGCCGTCCTGGCCTGGTGGGCCGGCGGCGTCCGGTCGGCCAGCAGCCGGAAGTCCGGCTGCCCGGCCGCGGTCAGGAGCGGACCGAGGAGTCCCACCGCCAGCTGACCCCGCGGGTGTCCGCCGTGCGGCCGGTGGCGGTGAGCAGGTCGTGCCAGGCGTCGCCGGTACGCGCGGCCTTCGGGAAGATCCGGTCGAGCACCCGGCCGACGATCGCCTCGTCCGGCCGGTGGTCGATGCCGTGCGCCCGCAGGATGTCGTACGCGTGCAGCGCGGTCTCGGTGATCCCCATCGCGGCGAGCGCCGTCGCGTCCGGGTTGCCGTACGGGTGCCAGCCGATCCGGTCCGGCGGGGCGGTGGCGACGACGGCGACGAGCAGGCCGCCGACCGCGTCCAGGCACTGGCAGATCGCCTGCGTGCCGCCGTCCTCCTCCGGCCAGAAGGTGAACGGCGGCCCGTCCGGGCGCGGCTGCACCCCCTCGACCAGCGGCGTGTACGAGTCGCCGTGGCCGCGCTCGCCGGACAGCTGCATGGCGTA from the Actinocatenispora thailandica genome contains:
- a CDS encoding RICIN domain-containing protein, whose translation is MPLSRTTRRRALAAPVAVAAAALIVAAGAGTPAAAGTPAAADTSAQYTVTIGSTGTYRYPTDTPASAFIDSDGTFHFQQSAALYGANDPRYWEFYTGTDFDHASRDASLSDAVNPNNPADANNDTTWRCNNSPTGKESTYAPAGSGYAQKNYCDLVGTWVDPDTGDWYGIVHNEFTPEPFGAYSFSHYDALDYAVSHDHGKTWSIEGHAVTSPYSTKRGDTNAFPNQSFYYGDGDPRLFTDPASGYFYLYYGSRVVPKKGAGGADVDLQHVARAPISGKMATGTWQKWYDGHWSQPGVGGKESNMVPVDAGNTNGYTPPGKDYDPANTGNPTQQVAAGTLPPKSKLFVMNIVYDAYLGLYIGEPERTSGPEPQRFYATDDLSTQKWRLIGDSGDYTSQSWYRWIVDSATLTGTTVVGKDFRSYCSIACNHSDGEYANVTIDSTAPEKAPVRAGETYRIASGTGRVLATAGHGSGTTTLPAYARSPRTGWRFVADGDGSYQVVDSAGRALGVDATSKAGRAWGAKPTVTAVGAGGPTTGQQWWIVPNRAQPGTYRLINRYSGLVLGMSGRQAATNPLRTWTDRTGSPVGGHHTAAEQTVAFRPTR
- a CDS encoding nucleotidyltransferase domain-containing protein; the encoded protein is MADIPDPLGTTPELDRLVRRARLDDTVVGLYVFGSAARDGMVTRYSDVDVCVVLSEPSGDWATVHSPAIDVVARTLDDLRDVPADPGDWWDRYACTQVRILLDRTDGALATALHAQATLSDAEVHRALETYLDGYVNFAYRSLKSHRDGRTFEAKLDAVESVAWALPVVFALHHRVRPYNKYLRWELARRPLTDGWIDGATLIDLVGQLVDGGDPAAQRALFGCIEPAARRAGFGPTIDAWGHELALFR
- a CDS encoding helix-turn-helix domain-containing protein, with protein sequence MIDSDTGSTVPRWRLGRELAKLREQSGLKTAQIESRTGFSRSKIYRMETGKSPSRRADVEILCQIYQAPARLAKALTALASETTKTGWWHSYGDVIPEWFELFAGMEAYAESMDIYEPELVTGLLQTHDYAYDVMSTADANGDDEEIERHVDLRLARQARLTGEEAPRLHVILNEAVIRRPVGGPTSMAEQLRHIINVSHRDNVTVRVLPFSVGVHAAMLAGFTYLRFPDRLVPDVVYHDTRTGALYLDKAAQRKSYRQMWRDIDTRALDPAASRDMMATAAKEYET
- a CDS encoding DUF397 domain-containing protein, giving the protein MRDLSGATWRKSSRSGNNGGQCVEVADNLPGVVAIRDSKDPDGPVLLVQPTAFRAFTDTVKSP
- a CDS encoding pentapeptide repeat-containing protein, which gives rise to MEFRDFGAKRVIRQPSIDADELAEATDPLDGELALTAAGIERADAAGSTADGEISGSLLRAVDVSESRWGPLELTDVALRGADLSNAEWAPVTARRVEVVSCRATGWRLSLALAADLYVADTRLDYAVVRIDRTKGFVVFEGCAFGSAQLGGDLRNVLFVDCELDGVEFAATAAAGCDLTGSRIAGARGLHSLRGARISPEQAAVAGAQLAREAGLQVSADS
- the rox gene encoding rifampin monooxygenase, which codes for MIDVIVAGGGPTGLMLASELRLHGVHVVVLERDDEPTTVVRALGLHARSIEILDQRGLLERFLALGKKSPLGGYFAGLGGPTPPRLDTAHGYVLGIPQPTVDRLLAERAVELDAEIRRGCAVVGLRQDDDGVEVETAGGDRLRARYLVGCDGGRSTVRRLLGVGFPGEPSAHDTLLGEMQVTAPAETVAGVVAEIRQAQKGFGLGPMGDGHYRVVVPAAEVVEDRSVPPTLDEFRERLRAVAGTDFGVHSPRWLSRFGDATRQAERYRTGRVFLAGDAAHVHPPIGGQGLNLGIQDAVNLGWKLAAAVAGWAPDGLLDSYHAERHPVGADVLTTTRAQMELIATEPGPQAVRRLLAELMEFDDVHRYLIEKLVAVGIRYDFGSDDALVGRRLRDVPLAGGRLYELLHDGRGLLLDRTGRLSVEGCADRVDHVVDGSTELEAPAVLLRPDGHVAWAGADQAGLLDQLHRWFGAG
- a CDS encoding type II toxin-antitoxin system HipA family toxin, which produces MTTIEVLVGGPGAARLVGQAHFTRTRGQISTTFLYDPSYLAAGGMSIDPALPLVSGAQHQSGLVGAFGDSAPDRWGRNLVEKAERALAREEGRAPRRLDDLDFLLGVSDDTRQGALRFRLPSHDDFLGRPSRVPQLVSLPELLHASDELASDDDPSSAVEQLLDTGTTGLGGARPKASVRLEDGSLAIAKFPHSSDGWDVMAWEATALDLLETVGIRTPQRRLTCVGKRSVLILRRFDRTSAGDRIGYISAMTATGSVDGEHRDYVDVAEAIRDLSFSPKEDHHELYDRVVASVALGNTDDHLRNHGFLATRGYWMLSPVFDVNPNPDPWRARSTSIMGADAPPDEVDGLLSLADDCSLTLGQARERIGRIASALTGWREQARRNRIGEHEIAMMAESIEPRLEAVAAAA
- a CDS encoding helix-turn-helix domain-containing protein; translated protein: MAGYRIDRQITEFGEHVRGWRMVLNLTAQQVAERSGITRDTLRKIETGDPSVSFRSVAQVLRALGVLGQVVDAIDPLGSDIGRLRAGALAKKRAR
- a CDS encoding winged helix-turn-helix transcriptional regulator, with protein sequence MAHPKVGAADPAWTDPTCPVARTLDLVGDRWSLLVVRDAMDGARSFTDFQQRTGIARNILTDRLRRLTARGVLDRRPAPSGKRPVYLLTPAGRDLFTAIVALRQWGERHAFGPDEARSVLVDQDGRPIPELRPTTSRGTRAGPDTTTVRRPS
- a CDS encoding MFS transporter — protein: MGLTTGRRLLFATTCAAAVATVYAAQPVLAEIGADLRLPDAELGWIVTTGQLGYLAGLALLVPLGDMVDRRRLIVIHLVLAAAGVAVAAVATRTWLLLAGVGVAGLFAVVVQTTVAYAAALSTPADRGRTLGTVTAGVVVGILGARVVAGALASVAGWRSSYLALAALLLTLAYLVRRLLPADPRTERATYREVLASLGGLFRERLFVSRGLVALFLFASFGTLWSGLALPLAAPPWRLGTAQIGLFGIAGLAGALGAARAGRWADRGLTGPVTGGALALLTGAWLALGQASWSLWLVGAGVLALDFAVQVVHVGNQHALTAAHPDRTSTVVGGYMIFYSLGSALGAATTTTAYASAGWRGSSILGAAFAGCAVLAWWAGGVRSASSRKSGCPAAVRSGPRSPTAS
- a CDS encoding DinB family protein, which produces MPTELPRHAADVRDTVQAVIDRIALIPDDGWERPAADLDWSCRETAAHILDDLGGYAMQLSGERGHGDSYTPLVEGVQPRPDGPPFTFWPEEDGGTQAICQCLDAVGGLLVAVVATAPPDRIGWHPYGNPDATALAAMGITETALHAYDILRAHGIDHRPDEAIVGRVLDRIFPKAARTGDAWHDLLTATGRTADTRGVSWRWDSSVRS